A portion of the Clostridiales bacterium genome contains these proteins:
- a CDS encoding HlyC/CorC family transporter: MSGQIVLVLALVALNGYFAASEIALISVRRAALIRRAEEGSRAARRAIRLVEDPSRLLATIQIGITLVGFMASATAAVSIAGPLAEWLRALGVPIVSRFAGGLSVTLVTLVIAYITLVFGELAPKRLGLQRAERVALAVARPVSFMATVFSPLVWFLARSTDVAGRFLGVKGRGGQEGVTEEEIKLLVTEQGTLLEEEKRMIHEIFELGDTVAREVMIPRVDVVFIEDAASIADALELSGKTGISRMPVIHEDADKVVGVVLLKDLVMPVAEGRSAEPVTAFMRPPVFVPETKPILPLLSDMQRMRNHMAIIVDEYGGTAGIVTIEDIVEEIIGEIVDEFDPDLRYITESGPGRWVLDGRLSIEDAVRLGLPVAESDEYETLAGWLLVRLGHIPVPGEQVATGGVTFQVQAVRRRRIARVLVTRDAES, translated from the coding sequence ATGTCAGGCCAAATCGTGCTCGTCCTCGCGCTTGTCGCGCTCAACGGCTACTTTGCGGCGTCGGAGATCGCGCTCATCAGCGTGAGGCGTGCAGCGCTCATCAGGCGCGCCGAGGAAGGTTCGAGAGCCGCCAGACGAGCGATTCGGCTCGTTGAAGACCCATCACGGTTGCTGGCGACGATCCAGATTGGCATCACGCTCGTCGGGTTCATGGCTTCCGCTACCGCCGCGGTGAGCATCGCAGGCCCGCTGGCCGAGTGGCTGCGCGCCCTTGGCGTGCCGATCGTCAGCCGTTTCGCTGGAGGCCTCTCGGTCACGCTCGTAACGCTCGTTATTGCCTACATCACGCTCGTGTTTGGCGAGTTGGCGCCTAAGCGTCTTGGCCTGCAGCGTGCAGAACGTGTGGCACTTGCTGTCGCGCGCCCGGTCAGCTTCATGGCGACGGTATTCTCGCCGCTCGTGTGGTTTCTCGCGCGCTCCACCGATGTCGCCGGCCGGTTTCTTGGCGTGAAAGGACGCGGCGGTCAGGAGGGGGTGACCGAGGAGGAGATCAAGCTCCTCGTCACCGAGCAGGGGACGCTGCTCGAAGAAGAAAAACGCATGATCCATGAGATCTTCGAACTCGGCGACACGGTGGCTCGCGAGGTGATGATCCCCCGGGTTGACGTGGTGTTTATCGAAGACGCGGCGTCGATCGCTGACGCGCTTGAGCTGTCGGGCAAGACGGGCATCTCGCGCATGCCGGTCATCCATGAAGACGCGGACAAGGTCGTCGGGGTCGTGTTGCTCAAGGATCTCGTCATGCCGGTGGCCGAGGGAAGGAGCGCGGAACCGGTCACCGCGTTCATGCGGCCGCCGGTGTTCGTGCCCGAGACCAAGCCCATCTTGCCGCTCCTCTCGGACATGCAGCGGATGCGCAACCATATGGCGATCATCGTCGACGAGTATGGGGGCACCGCCGGGATCGTGACGATCGAGGACATCGTCGAGGAGATCATCGGCGAGATCGTTGACGAGTTCGACCCTGACCTGCGCTACATAACCGAGTCGGGTCCGGGACGGTGGGTACTTGACGGGCGCCTTTCGATCGAAGACGCGGTGAGGTTGGGGCTGCCGGTTGCGGAGTCCGATGAGTACGAGACACTCGCGGGCTGGTTGCTCGTCAGGCTCGGGCACATACCGGTTCCGGGAGAGCAGGTAGCAACCGGCGGTGTGACCTTCCAGGTGCAGGCTGTCCGCCGCAGACGCATCGCGAGGGTTCTCGTCACCCGCGATGCGGAGTCGTGA
- a CDS encoding peptidylprolyl isomerase: MSHPEGTTVRVHYTGRLDDGSVFDSSLGHAPLEFAIGAGQVIPGFESAVIDLKVGDIATVSIAPEDAYGPRMPDATQAVPVTSFTEEPYLGAMVQLVGPAGERIAATITEIDQEEALLDFNHPLAGRTLTFEIELVELVTE; the protein is encoded by the coding sequence GTGTCGCACCCCGAAGGAACGACGGTTCGCGTGCACTACACCGGCAGGCTTGATGACGGATCCGTCTTCGATTCGAGCTTGGGACACGCACCGCTGGAGTTTGCTATCGGCGCAGGTCAGGTGATCCCTGGGTTCGAGTCCGCCGTCATCGATCTGAAAGTGGGCGACATCGCGACCGTGTCCATCGCTCCTGAAGACGCGTACGGCCCCCGGATGCCAGATGCCACGCAGGCGGTTCCCGTGACATCGTTCACCGAGGAGCCATACCTCGGGGCGATGGTCCAGCTCGTAGGTCCCGCGGGCGAGCGAATCGCCGCCACGATCACCGAGATTGACCAAGAAGAAGCGCTGCTCGACTTCAACCATCCGCTAGCCGGGCGCACTCTTACATTCGAGATCGAGCTGGTCGAACTCGTGACGGAGTGA
- a CDS encoding FAD-dependent oxidoreductase, with product MHSYEVEVSGHEWICSDVISVRFTRPTPFTFRPGQYLVLELDTGGAVERKPFTISSGAHDPFLEITTRVSESPYKRTLTCATPGTRVRVVGPAGRLIVPGEVARVAFLVGGVGVTPVASMVRTWRSSGERMPEVVVFLGNHDAGCTPLAGQIAPVAGERLSLVHVLEETPPEWSGEHGFITAEIVRAHVDIDRGWLFVVAGPPPMVGPMERVLRELGVDPGDQLIERFGPIAGPASR from the coding sequence ATGCACTCGTATGAGGTTGAAGTTTCGGGGCACGAATGGATCTGCTCTGATGTGATCTCGGTTCGCTTCACGCGACCGACCCCATTTACGTTCAGGCCGGGACAGTACCTCGTACTCGAGCTCGACACGGGTGGCGCTGTTGAACGCAAACCGTTCACCATCTCGTCCGGCGCGCACGACCCCTTCTTGGAGATCACGACACGAGTTTCCGAGTCTCCGTATAAGCGGACGCTTACGTGCGCGACGCCGGGTACTCGGGTGAGAGTGGTTGGACCCGCGGGCAGGCTTATTGTTCCCGGCGAAGTGGCTCGGGTGGCGTTTTTGGTCGGCGGAGTTGGAGTCACTCCGGTTGCGAGCATGGTGCGAACGTGGCGCTCAAGTGGTGAGCGCATGCCCGAAGTGGTCGTGTTCCTCGGCAATCATGACGCTGGTTGTACTCCGTTGGCCGGTCAGATCGCTCCTGTTGCTGGCGAGCGGTTATCTCTCGTGCACGTGCTCGAGGAGACCCCGCCCGAGTGGAGCGGCGAGCACGGATTTATCACCGCGGAGATCGTGCGGGCGCACGTGGACATCGATCGAGGTTGGTTGTTCGTGGTCGCCGGGCCACCGCCAATGGTCGGCCCTATGGAGCGCGTGTTGCGCGAGTTGGGTGTCGATCCCGGCGACCAGCTTATCGAGCGGTTCGGTCCAATAGCCGGACCCGCGTCCCGGTGA
- a CDS encoding hemolysin III family protein translates to MSGVPVVASHLEHWVRGRSVVSATACRSDGRSKRPYSLGEEIANCVTHGAGAVMSVAALTLLVYFAARYGDGWRLAAALVFGVALVLLYTMSTLYHSFPWPRVKHVFKVLDHAGIYLLIAGTYTPFTLVTLRDDGGWWLFAIVWTLAILGIAVEAAWTYRPKWLSALIYLGMGWLAIFAIGPLAENLAPAGLWLLIAGGLAYTVGTIFYVLKRVPYTHAVWHFFVLGGSACHVLAVMIAVIPPGW, encoded by the coding sequence ATGAGCGGCGTACCCGTGGTAGCATCACATCTTGAACACTGGGTGCGGGGACGGAGTGTTGTGAGCGCGACGGCGTGCAGAAGTGACGGCCGGTCTAAGCGGCCTTACAGCCTCGGCGAGGAAATCGCGAACTGCGTGACGCACGGTGCGGGCGCGGTCATGAGCGTCGCTGCTTTAACGCTGCTCGTTTACTTTGCCGCACGCTACGGTGACGGATGGCGCCTCGCCGCCGCGCTCGTGTTTGGCGTCGCTCTCGTTTTGCTCTACACGATGTCGACTCTCTATCACAGCTTCCCGTGGCCGCGCGTGAAACATGTGTTCAAGGTGTTGGACCACGCCGGCATCTACCTGCTGATCGCGGGCACATACACGCCGTTCACACTCGTCACGCTGCGGGACGACGGAGGCTGGTGGCTTTTTGCGATCGTCTGGACGTTGGCGATCCTTGGAATCGCGGTCGAGGCGGCATGGACATACCGGCCCAAGTGGCTCTCGGCGCTTATCTATCTGGGCATGGGGTGGCTCGCGATCTTTGCCATCGGCCCGCTCGCCGAGAACCTGGCACCTGCTGGGCTGTGGTTGCTCATCGCGGGCGGTCTTGCCTACACCGTGGGAACCATCTTCTACGTGCTCAAGCGCGTGCCATACACCCATGCGGTCTGGCACTTTTTCGTACTCGGGGGCAGCGCGTGTCACGTGCTGGCTGTGATGATCGCTGTCATCCCGCCGGGCTGGTAG
- a CDS encoding cell wall-binding repeat-containing protein: MAMFFTTSARRRATAAVAFLIALCAFLAAPLPALGLLVEMEVEELSAAARDVVVGAVLATASRADAEHGIVTQVTVRTEHALKGARSGDVTFRVPGGTLDGRVVYVPDAPVFTSGERVVVFLDRFGRVVGGRQGRLGVIGERVPEAGSTLSRIQARVTGVPYTGAACHGGGTTAAQTNQMEAAASGTVIAAASGPVISGITPGTAAAGIGDEVTIVGSGFGSLRGEVRFSTRSGGHITGDVISWSASTIRVRVPARRHSEPVASSLVAASSGPVRVVTSTGAVSAGHEFTVTFAYGGAKWTTPVREFYYDASGDTSGGLAAVRAAAQTWSAASGLELRYAGLNWLNTANHQSEVGWRRLEEGVLGRAHLLFFASTGVMVSADMSLNTLYSWGDGSGGSRDIESVALHEFGHWLVLLDLYGEADKPKVMYGLYSTPKRNLHEADFAGVQWLYGAGAGPDVVRVAGSNRYETALATSRTNFADGSARDVVIASGASFPDALSASGLAGSFGSPLLLTPPTTLNAGLPAELARLGATRVWLVGGTAAISAGVEEAIRGLGLAVERVSGEDRYGTAANVARAIASVRGASFANAAFVARGDDFADALAVAPYAYRLNKPVLLVRPADTSYDTQDAITQLGITELTLVGGTGAISTDVATELALLSGGTPVRLSGATRYSTAQSVVQHAIANGWASPAEVGVTAGNNFPDALGGGAAMGANGGIILLTPPEALCSHARGTLDAHAAAVRRVQIFGGQNAVGSAVYAEVTQAVGY, from the coding sequence ATGGCCATGTTCTTTACCACTTCCGCTCGCCGCCGCGCGACGGCCGCCGTCGCGTTCCTCATCGCGCTCTGCGCGTTTCTCGCCGCTCCTCTCCCGGCCCTCGGGCTACTCGTCGAGATGGAGGTCGAGGAACTCTCGGCTGCCGCTCGTGATGTCGTGGTAGGCGCCGTGCTCGCCACGGCGTCTCGCGCCGATGCCGAGCACGGAATCGTCACCCAGGTCACCGTAAGGACTGAGCACGCCCTGAAGGGGGCGCGAAGTGGTGACGTGACCTTCCGAGTACCGGGAGGAACGCTCGATGGGCGCGTGGTCTACGTACCCGACGCACCGGTGTTCACCTCCGGGGAGCGCGTCGTAGTCTTCCTCGACCGCTTCGGACGGGTTGTCGGCGGACGGCAAGGACGTCTCGGAGTGATCGGCGAGCGCGTGCCTGAGGCGGGAAGCACCCTTAGCCGGATACAAGCCCGCGTGACCGGCGTGCCGTACACCGGGGCGGCATGTCACGGCGGCGGAACTACAGCGGCACAGACCAACCAGATGGAGGCCGCTGCGTCAGGAACGGTAATCGCTGCTGCTTCAGGACCGGTTATTTCCGGAATCACCCCCGGTACGGCCGCAGCGGGAATCGGCGACGAAGTCACCATCGTCGGCAGCGGCTTTGGCTCCCTGCGAGGCGAGGTTCGCTTCTCCACCAGGAGCGGAGGACACATCACGGGCGATGTGATCTCCTGGAGCGCCTCGACCATCCGTGTACGCGTTCCCGCCCGTCGCCACTCGGAACCCGTAGCGAGTTCCCTCGTCGCCGCCTCGAGTGGGCCGGTGCGCGTAGTCACGAGCACAGGCGCTGTCTCCGCGGGGCACGAGTTCACTGTGACGTTCGCGTACGGCGGCGCAAAGTGGACCACGCCCGTTAGAGAGTTCTACTACGACGCGAGCGGTGACACATCGGGAGGACTTGCAGCTGTGCGGGCTGCCGCCCAGACGTGGTCGGCGGCGAGCGGCCTGGAGCTTCGCTACGCTGGTCTCAACTGGTTGAACACGGCAAACCACCAAAGTGAGGTGGGCTGGCGTCGGCTCGAAGAAGGCGTACTGGGCCGAGCACATCTCCTGTTCTTCGCGAGCACCGGCGTGATGGTATCAGCGGACATGTCGCTTAACACGCTGTACAGCTGGGGTGATGGAAGCGGTGGGTCGCGCGACATTGAAAGCGTCGCGCTCCACGAGTTCGGCCACTGGCTGGTGCTGCTCGACCTATACGGTGAGGCCGACAAGCCCAAAGTCATGTACGGCTTGTACTCCACACCCAAACGGAACCTGCACGAGGCAGACTTCGCAGGCGTGCAGTGGCTCTACGGTGCCGGTGCCGGCCCTGATGTAGTGCGAGTCGCGGGATCGAACCGCTACGAAACCGCGCTCGCGACCTCCCGCACAAACTTCGCGGATGGCTCTGCGCGCGACGTCGTGATCGCTTCTGGTGCCAGCTTCCCGGACGCGTTGTCGGCGTCTGGACTCGCTGGCTCTTTTGGATCCCCCCTGCTTCTCACCCCTCCCACGACGCTCAACGCCGGCCTCCCCGCGGAGCTCGCCCGCCTGGGGGCGACTCGGGTATGGCTCGTAGGCGGGACCGCGGCGATCTCGGCGGGTGTTGAAGAAGCGATCCGGGGGCTCGGGTTGGCGGTCGAGCGTGTCTCGGGCGAGGACCGCTACGGGACCGCGGCAAACGTCGCGCGCGCGATCGCCTCGGTGCGCGGAGCTTCGTTTGCCAACGCCGCATTCGTCGCGCGGGGAGACGATTTTGCTGACGCGCTCGCGGTAGCACCGTACGCGTACCGCTTAAACAAGCCAGTGCTTCTCGTACGTCCGGCGGACACCAGCTACGACACCCAGGACGCCATAACCCAGCTTGGAATCACCGAGCTTACGCTGGTCGGAGGCACGGGGGCCATCTCCACGGATGTCGCGACTGAGCTCGCGCTCCTTTCTGGCGGCACGCCGGTACGGCTTAGCGGGGCGACTCGCTACAGCACCGCACAATCGGTCGTCCAGCACGCGATCGCCAACGGGTGGGCTTCGCCCGCCGAGGTCGGCGTCACCGCGGGCAACAACTTCCCCGACGCTCTCGGCGGCGGCGCGGCGATGGGCGCCAACGGCGGCATCATCCTCCTGACCCCTCCGGAGGCATTGTGCTCACACGCGCGGGGGACGCTGGACGCGCACGCTGCCGCGGTGAGACGGGTACAGATCTTCGGAGGCCAAAACGCGGTCGGCTCGGCCGTCTACGCGGAAGTGACCCAGGCGGTCGGCTACTGA
- a CDS encoding acylphosphatase, producing MENATHRAHVWVSGRVQGVCFRAATNAEAVRLGVSGWVRNLPDGRVEAVLEGSPEAVAAAIEWCRTGPPRAAVASVEVIAEDPEGLSGFGSGPPL from the coding sequence ATGGAGAACGCGACGCATAGGGCGCACGTCTGGGTGAGCGGACGGGTGCAAGGCGTCTGCTTCCGCGCCGCCACGAACGCTGAGGCGGTGCGCCTCGGCGTATCTGGATGGGTGCGTAATCTGCCGGACGGGCGGGTAGAGGCGGTACTTGAAGGCTCTCCAGAAGCGGTCGCCGCAGCTATCGAGTGGTGCCGCACCGGTCCGCCGCGGGCGGCGGTCGCCTCGGTAGAGGTAATCGCGGAGGATCCGGAGGGGCTCTCAGGATTTGGGAGCGGTCCCCCGCTGTAG
- a CDS encoding DMT family transporter, translating to MQSEWKRDPKVWGAIVAALLFWASAFAGIRAAFGGHGGADALGYGAGEVALGRFLTASMVLAAWALATRMRAPDPRDIWHIALAGLLGITVYHVALNFGELTVTAGAASLIISANPIFTAVLSTMFLGERLSGWGWSGVTVSFLGVALIAFGEGGTVSFEPAALLVLLAAMATALYFIVSKPLLKKYSALEFTAYAIWAGTVPMLVFAPGLIEQHQVASHSATLSVLYLGVFPGAIAYALWSYALARMPASLLSSFLYAQPVIAVIIAWFWLAEIPALLTIAGGLISLAGVVVVNAKGVQRVSARST from the coding sequence GTGCAATCCGAGTGGAAACGTGACCCGAAGGTGTGGGGCGCCATCGTGGCGGCGCTCCTGTTTTGGGCGTCCGCCTTCGCGGGGATCCGGGCTGCGTTTGGAGGCCATGGTGGAGCCGACGCTTTGGGGTATGGTGCCGGCGAAGTTGCCCTTGGCAGGTTTCTGACCGCGTCGATGGTGTTGGCTGCGTGGGCGCTCGCAACGCGGATGCGTGCACCCGACCCGCGCGACATCTGGCACATAGCCCTCGCCGGACTCCTGGGCATCACCGTCTACCATGTCGCACTCAACTTTGGAGAGCTGACGGTGACGGCCGGCGCGGCGAGCCTCATCATCTCGGCGAACCCGATTTTTACCGCGGTCCTCTCGACGATGTTTCTTGGGGAGCGCCTCTCCGGGTGGGGTTGGAGCGGCGTGACCGTCTCGTTTCTTGGCGTCGCGCTTATCGCGTTTGGCGAGGGCGGAACGGTGTCCTTTGAGCCGGCCGCACTCCTCGTGCTACTCGCCGCGATGGCCACCGCGCTCTATTTCATCGTCTCCAAACCGCTGCTCAAGAAGTACTCGGCGCTTGAGTTCACCGCGTACGCGATTTGGGCTGGCACGGTGCCGATGCTGGTGTTCGCTCCGGGTCTGATCGAGCAGCACCAAGTCGCCTCACACTCGGCGACGTTGTCCGTCCTCTACCTGGGCGTGTTTCCTGGCGCTATCGCCTACGCGCTCTGGTCGTACGCGCTTGCGCGCATGCCGGCATCGTTGCTCTCCAGCTTCCTCTACGCGCAACCTGTCATCGCGGTAATAATCGCGTGGTTCTGGCTCGCCGAGATACCCGCACTCCTCACCATCGCCGGAGGACTCATCTCGCTTGCAGGGGTGGTGGTAGTAAACGCGAAAGGAGTTCAGCGGGTGTCTGCGCGCTCGACGTGA
- a CDS encoding monovalent cation/H+ antiporter subunit D family protein: MSWETVALVTAVSAPFATAAAVFAAGEARGAARSAANLTGALITVVAVLAVAVSAWRTGTLGMPVSAGIELLDIGMGLRADMLGALFATVAGVLWLATTVYAIGYMSHAADRARFFGFFSICVGSAIGIALSENLLTFFIFYEILTLATYPLVVHSGTPAALKGGRTYLAYALPAGAALALGVVWLHVLAGPVPFTPGGALPVGLAETHGTQLIIIFALLMLGVGVKAAIFPLHGWLPAAMVAPAPVSSLLHAVAVVKAGVFGVARIVLDVYGPVAALLGVTVPLAALAAFTIIYGSVRALVQDDLKKRLAFSTVAQLSYVVLGVALLSPLAVAAGIAHLAHHAALKITMFFTAGVVAEEVKAYRVSQFDGLSRRMPLTMAAFSVAALGIVGIPPAAGFTTKWMLGAGALDAGAGWVLAVLAASSVLNAAYFFPIIHRAYFRTPRAEWADGPGSGRAEADLRMVVPLIITALAGLLMGIFATTVFSPARWASFIAAMGA; encoded by the coding sequence ATGAGTTGGGAGACGGTAGCCCTCGTGACCGCTGTTTCAGCGCCGTTCGCGACCGCCGCCGCGGTGTTTGCGGCAGGCGAAGCACGTGGAGCGGCACGCTCGGCGGCGAACCTGACCGGCGCGCTGATCACCGTGGTGGCCGTGCTTGCGGTGGCGGTCTCGGCGTGGCGCACGGGCACGCTTGGCATGCCCGTCTCGGCGGGCATTGAGCTCCTCGACATCGGGATGGGGCTGCGAGCGGACATGCTCGGGGCGCTTTTCGCCACCGTTGCGGGCGTGTTGTGGCTCGCAACCACCGTCTACGCTATCGGATACATGTCGCACGCCGCCGACAGGGCGCGATTCTTCGGCTTTTTCTCGATATGCGTGGGGTCGGCGATCGGTATCGCCCTTTCCGAGAACCTCCTCACCTTCTTCATCTTCTACGAGATTCTTACTCTCGCAACCTATCCGCTCGTCGTGCACTCCGGGACACCGGCGGCGCTCAAGGGTGGCCGGACGTACCTGGCGTACGCGCTTCCCGCAGGCGCCGCGCTTGCGCTTGGTGTTGTCTGGCTGCACGTGCTCGCGGGTCCGGTGCCATTCACGCCCGGCGGAGCCTTGCCGGTTGGGCTCGCGGAGACGCACGGGACCCAGCTCATCATCATCTTCGCGTTGCTCATGCTCGGCGTTGGCGTTAAGGCCGCCATCTTTCCGCTGCACGGCTGGCTTCCCGCCGCGATGGTCGCTCCGGCGCCGGTGAGTTCCCTTCTGCACGCGGTCGCGGTTGTGAAGGCGGGCGTGTTTGGCGTCGCGAGAATCGTGCTCGACGTGTACGGCCCGGTCGCGGCGCTCCTTGGCGTGACAGTGCCACTAGCCGCGCTCGCCGCGTTCACGATCATTTATGGCTCAGTGCGCGCGCTCGTCCAAGATGATCTCAAGAAGCGCCTCGCGTTTTCCACGGTTGCGCAACTGTCGTATGTAGTGCTGGGTGTGGCGCTGCTATCGCCGCTCGCGGTGGCGGCCGGGATAGCGCATCTTGCGCACCATGCCGCCCTCAAGATCACCATGTTTTTCACGGCCGGAGTCGTGGCCGAGGAGGTCAAGGCGTACCGCGTAAGCCAGTTCGACGGCCTCAGCCGCCGCATGCCGCTCACGATGGCCGCGTTTTCTGTTGCGGCACTCGGAATAGTAGGTATTCCGCCGGCCGCTGGGTTTACGACCAAGTGGATGCTTGGGGCCGGAGCGCTCGACGCTGGCGCGGGATGGGTGCTCGCCGTGCTCGCAGCGAGCAGCGTGCTCAATGCCGCGTACTTTTTTCCCATCATCCACAGAGCGTATTTCAGGACGCCACGCGCCGAGTGGGCAGACGGCCCGGGATCCGGTCGGGCTGAGGCCGATTTGAGGATGGTGGTACCGCTCATCATCACTGCGCTTGCGGGTCTGCTGATGGGCATCTTCGCGACCACGGTGTTCTCGCCGGCCCGCTGGGCCAGCTTCATCGCGGCGATGGGGGCGTGA
- a CDS encoding cation:proton antiporter subunit C, which translates to MSQTDLYAVAGAALFAFSLYGLMTRPHLLHKILALNIMSSGIFLILVGIARRVYGPDPDPVPHAMVLTGIVVAVSMTSYALALAKRIYSVTGSAVLDPEDMLDHGAASSEASRD; encoded by the coding sequence ATGAGTCAAACCGACCTTTACGCGGTGGCCGGTGCCGCGCTGTTCGCGTTTTCGCTGTACGGGCTCATGACAAGACCGCACTTGCTTCACAAGATCCTCGCGCTCAACATCATGAGCAGCGGGATATTCCTGATTCTCGTAGGGATCGCAAGGCGTGTGTACGGCCCGGATCCCGACCCGGTTCCGCACGCGATGGTACTGACCGGAATCGTCGTTGCGGTGAGCATGACTTCGTATGCGCTCGCGCTCGCGAAGCGCATTTACTCGGTGACCGGAAGTGCGGTTCTCGATCCGGAAGACATGCTGGATCACGGCGCCGCATCATCGGAGGCGTCCCGTGACTGA
- a CDS encoding DUF4040 domain-containing protein: MITGVYPGLVYDLVIVSALLWLAFRILAEVKLFKAIVLFIAFGLLVALAWVRLAAPDIALAEAAIGAGITGALLLDAAGHMRGRAAPYPVTDPESGAESVGTKRPDESATAGGGMQ; encoded by the coding sequence ATGATCACAGGCGTCTATCCGGGGCTGGTCTACGACCTCGTCATCGTGAGTGCTCTGCTGTGGCTGGCGTTCCGAATCCTTGCCGAGGTCAAGCTCTTCAAGGCGATTGTGCTTTTCATTGCCTTCGGACTCCTCGTGGCGCTTGCCTGGGTGCGACTGGCAGCGCCTGATATCGCCCTGGCCGAGGCAGCGATAGGCGCCGGGATCACAGGGGCGCTCCTGCTCGACGCCGCGGGGCACATGCGGGGCCGCGCCGCGCCCTACCCGGTTACGGATCCGGAGTCTGGCGCGGAGTCCGTTGGGACGAAGCGCCCGGACGAGTCGGCGACTGCGGGGGGTGGTATGCAGTGA
- the mnhG gene encoding monovalent cation/H(+) antiporter subunit G, producing the protein MSPMDYVSIAFLSIGAFFFIAGSVGVVRFPDVYTRIHALTKADNLGLGFVIVGLALRTDSWIVIAKTFIIWGLVIAAGATSGYLVAEAARTSRVRPWRKP; encoded by the coding sequence GTGAGCCCAATGGACTACGTCTCCATCGCGTTTCTCTCGATAGGGGCATTCTTCTTTATCGCCGGCTCCGTGGGTGTGGTGCGGTTTCCCGATGTCTATACGCGAATCCATGCGCTGACTAAGGCGGACAACCTTGGTTTGGGGTTTGTGATCGTCGGCCTTGCGCTCCGTACCGATTCGTGGATCGTGATCGCGAAGACGTTCATCATATGGGGGCTCGTCATCGCCGCCGGAGCCACCTCTGGCTACCTCGTGGCCGAGGCGGCCCGAACGAGCAGGGTCCGGCCATGGAGGAAGCCATGA